In one Limosilactobacillus oris genomic region, the following are encoded:
- a CDS encoding cyclic-di-AMP receptor has product MKMIIAIVQSKDSNRLRKAFNKAEIQVTQLSTTGGFLREGNATFLIGVKDDRVQTVLDVIKKNAESREQYVTSQMHIDAEGGSAFPVNVRIGGATVFVLPIEQFLKF; this is encoded by the coding sequence ATGAAAATGATTATTGCAATTGTTCAATCTAAGGACAGTAACCGCCTGCGGAAGGCCTTCAACAAGGCGGAAATCCAGGTTACCCAACTATCTACGACCGGGGGCTTCCTTCGGGAGGGCAACGCAACCTTCTTAATTGGGGTCAAGGATGACCGGGTCCAGACGGTTCTCGACGTAATCAAGAAGAATGCAGAATCGCGGGAACAGTACGTGACCTCTCAAATGCATATCGACGCTGAGGGTGGGTCAGCCTTCCCGGTTAATGTGCGTATCGGCGGGGCGACCGTTTTCGTATTGCCGATTGAGCAGTTTCTTAAATTTTAA
- the tmk gene encoding dTMP kinase produces MSAQVQGKFISFEGPDGAGKTSVLRAIQQQLVDQLGADRVMYTREPGGNHISEQIRQVLFSPENTDMDGRTEALLFAAARRQHIVSEIVPGLRAGKVILCDRYVDSSIAYQGAGRHLGEQAIWQMNQFAIDGLLPDLTIYLDVESEVGLRRIAEHRADQVNRLDEEKLAFHQTVRAAYLRLHQAHSDRIKLIDAGQPLDQVIAAVAQTIHQRFPDLFE; encoded by the coding sequence GTGAGTGCGCAAGTACAGGGAAAATTTATTTCGTTCGAGGGACCGGATGGAGCAGGGAAGACCAGTGTTCTCCGGGCGATCCAGCAGCAACTGGTTGACCAGCTGGGTGCCGACCGGGTAATGTATACGCGGGAACCGGGGGGCAACCACATCTCGGAGCAGATCCGCCAGGTATTATTTAGTCCCGAAAATACGGATATGGATGGGCGGACCGAGGCGTTGCTGTTTGCGGCCGCTCGGCGTCAACATATCGTTTCAGAAATCGTCCCTGGCTTACGGGCGGGCAAAGTCATCCTGTGTGACCGCTACGTTGATAGTTCGATTGCCTATCAGGGAGCGGGCCGCCACCTCGGCGAGCAAGCGATTTGGCAGATGAACCAGTTTGCAATCGATGGCCTGCTTCCTGACCTGACAATTTATTTAGACGTCGAATCGGAAGTTGGCTTGCGACGGATTGCCGAGCACCGGGCCGACCAGGTGAACCGGCTGGATGAAGAAAAGCTGGCCTTCCACCAGACGGTGCGGGCCGCCTACCTTCGCCTGCACCAGGCCCACTCGGATCGGATCAAGCTGATTGATGCCGGCCAGCCGTTGGACCAGGTGATTGCCGCTGTTGCTCAAACAATTCACCAGCGTTTTCCAGACCTATTTGAATAA
- a CDS encoding YaaL family protein, translated as MLFKRQSDRVKQARNQHLLDTIYDTKASWDHARETQRAVYEANVSSELRDRAKIQEQKYLYLYNIARRYKVHGKLNKGVISQ; from the coding sequence ATGCTGTTTAAACGTCAGTCCGACCGGGTTAAGCAGGCCCGGAACCAACACTTGCTGGACACGATTTATGATACTAAGGCGAGCTGGGATCACGCCCGCGAAACCCAGCGGGCCGTTTATGAGGCCAACGTCAGCAGTGAGCTGCGCGACCGGGCAAAGATCCAAGAGCAAAAATACCTTTACCTATACAACATTGCCCGGCGGTATAAGGTGCATGGCAAGTTGAATAAGGGGGTCATCAGTCAGTGA
- the recR gene encoding recombination mediator RecR: MQYPEPLAKLIESYTKLPGIGQKTATRLAFYTLGMQEDDVTNFAKSLLSAKRDLHSCSICGNITEDDPCPICRDKTRDQSQILVVEQSQDIMALERMHEYHGLYHVLHGVISPVAGTGPEDINIASLLKRLQKNEEVKEVIIATNASSDGELTAGYLAKLIKPAQIKVTRLAHGLSVGADIDYADEMTLFKAVQGRTEM; the protein is encoded by the coding sequence ATGCAGTACCCAGAACCACTAGCTAAGTTGATTGAGAGCTACACCAAGCTCCCCGGAATCGGCCAAAAGACTGCAACCCGGCTAGCCTTTTATACTTTGGGGATGCAAGAAGACGACGTGACTAACTTTGCTAAGTCGTTGTTGTCGGCGAAGCGGGATCTTCATAGTTGTAGTATTTGCGGCAACATTACTGAGGATGACCCGTGCCCGATTTGTCGGGACAAGACCCGTGACCAGTCACAGATCCTGGTGGTCGAACAGTCGCAGGATATTATGGCCCTTGAGCGGATGCACGAGTACCACGGCCTTTACCACGTCCTCCACGGGGTAATTTCACCAGTAGCCGGAACGGGACCTGAAGACATTAACATTGCTAGTCTCCTGAAACGGCTGCAAAAGAACGAAGAGGTCAAGGAAGTTATCATCGCGACGAACGCGTCATCTGATGGCGAACTAACGGCCGGCTACCTTGCAAAGTTAATCAAACCGGCTCAAATCAAGGTCACCCGACTAGCCCATGGCTTGTCAGTCGGGGCTGACATTGACTACGCTGATGAAATGACGTTGTTTAAGGCGGTTCAAGGACGAACGGAGATGTGA
- a CDS encoding YbaB/EbfC family nucleoid-associated protein produces MMRGMNMQQMMKQAKAMQKKMMAEHEELAKQEFIGKAPDDMVTATFTGDNTLVDLKIKPEAVDPDDVDMLQDLVVAAINDGMKQVNDATQQKLGKYTRGMGM; encoded by the coding sequence ATGATGCGCGGAATGAATATGCAGCAGATGATGAAGCAGGCTAAGGCAATGCAGAAGAAAATGATGGCCGAACATGAAGAACTGGCTAAGCAGGAGTTCATTGGGAAGGCTCCCGATGACATGGTGACGGCGACGTTCACGGGGGATAACACCCTGGTTGACTTGAAGATCAAGCCGGAAGCAGTTGACCCTGACGACGTAGATATGCTGCAAGACCTGGTTGTTGCCGCTATTAATGACGGGATGAAGCAGGTTAATGACGCCACTCAGCAGAAGCTGGGCAAGTACACGCGCGGCATGGGGATGTAG
- the dnaX gene encoding DNA polymerase III subunit gamma/tau: MSYQALYRVWRPQRFDELVGQQVVTQTLKNAIVTHQISHAYLFAGPRGTGKTSAAKIFAKAINCHHLKDGEPCNECAICKAITHGQLNDVIEIDAASNNGVEEIRDIRDKAKYAPTQADYKVYIIDEVHMLSTGAFNALLKTLEEPPANVVFILATTEPHKIPLTIISRVQRFDFRRISAQDAYERMKYILDQKQVQYEEKALWVIANAAEGGMRDALSILDQVLSFSDNQVQLKDALTVTGSVTKQLLEKYFFEVTAHKSADALNTMKDILNAGKDGQRFIEDLISFIRDVLLYQESPQLIMVESTGLTDEDFQKMSAAAPATVLYQMIDALNGIQEEMRFTTHPDVYLEVLTVKLGQIDDQPAPATTPVPAKQPQSTSADQQTIAQLEATVKQLQATVSQLQAAPPTAAAAKPVKQPSQPRVQQRNVEVKLSQINPVLGKATRRDLVEIQGLWQELLSKLSVPQRSLLHVSKPVAASTGGVIVAFDYAFLFQQAMDDSALLSSMEQGLQELTGTERKVVFVPKDKWPQIRREYIRDHGLDKRQPANEAPAPTPAGQQDSAEAASDDQQSPATSDSAGPADPVSKAEELFGSEIVKVEDN; this comes from the coding sequence ATGAGTTACCAAGCATTATACCGGGTTTGGCGTCCCCAGCGCTTTGACGAGCTAGTGGGGCAGCAGGTGGTTACGCAGACCTTGAAGAACGCAATTGTCACCCACCAGATTAGTCACGCTTATCTCTTTGCGGGGCCCCGGGGGACCGGTAAAACATCTGCCGCTAAAATCTTTGCCAAAGCCATTAATTGCCACCATCTAAAGGATGGCGAGCCGTGCAATGAGTGCGCTATTTGTAAGGCAATCACGCACGGCCAGCTCAATGATGTGATCGAAATTGATGCCGCTTCAAATAACGGGGTGGAGGAAATTCGGGATATCCGGGATAAGGCCAAGTACGCGCCGACCCAAGCGGATTACAAGGTTTATATTATCGACGAAGTGCATATGCTGTCGACGGGAGCCTTTAACGCGCTGCTCAAAACGCTGGAAGAACCACCAGCAAACGTGGTCTTTATCTTGGCAACGACTGAGCCGCACAAGATTCCTTTGACAATTATTTCCCGGGTGCAGCGCTTCGACTTTCGGCGGATTTCCGCCCAGGATGCTTATGAGCGGATGAAGTATATCTTGGACCAAAAACAAGTCCAGTATGAAGAAAAAGCCCTCTGGGTGATTGCTAACGCGGCCGAGGGCGGAATGCGTGACGCCCTGAGTATTCTTGACCAGGTATTATCCTTCAGCGATAACCAAGTCCAGCTCAAGGATGCTCTGACGGTGACGGGGAGCGTTACCAAGCAGTTGCTGGAAAAGTATTTCTTTGAAGTAACGGCTCACAAGAGTGCCGACGCCTTGAACACGATGAAGGACATCCTTAACGCGGGTAAAGACGGGCAACGCTTTATTGAGGACCTGATTTCCTTCATCCGGGACGTACTCCTGTACCAAGAATCACCCCAACTCATCATGGTCGAGAGTACGGGACTGACCGACGAGGACTTCCAGAAGATGAGTGCCGCGGCCCCGGCAACGGTCTTGTACCAGATGATTGACGCGCTTAATGGCATTCAAGAGGAGATGCGGTTCACCACCCACCCCGACGTTTACCTAGAAGTGCTGACGGTTAAGCTGGGGCAGATCGATGACCAGCCGGCACCTGCCACCACCCCGGTGCCAGCAAAACAGCCGCAGTCAACCAGTGCGGATCAGCAGACGATTGCCCAGCTAGAGGCAACGGTTAAACAGCTGCAAGCCACGGTCAGCCAACTACAGGCGGCCCCGCCGACGGCCGCCGCGGCAAAGCCCGTTAAGCAGCCGAGCCAGCCCCGGGTTCAACAACGCAACGTGGAGGTCAAACTCAGTCAGATTAACCCGGTGCTGGGCAAGGCGACCCGGCGGGACCTGGTGGAAATCCAGGGACTCTGGCAGGAACTCTTATCGAAACTCAGCGTTCCCCAACGGTCGCTGCTCCATGTTTCTAAACCGGTGGCAGCCAGTACCGGCGGTGTAATTGTTGCTTTCGACTACGCCTTCCTCTTTCAGCAGGCGATGGATGATTCGGCCCTCCTGTCCAGTATGGAACAGGGCTTGCAGGAACTGACGGGGACCGAACGCAAGGTGGTGTTTGTACCGAAGGATAAGTGGCCGCAAATCAGGCGGGAATATATCCGGGATCACGGACTGGATAAACGCCAGCCGGCTAATGAGGCCCCGGCTCCGACGCCAGCTGGCCAGCAGGATTCGGCGGAGGCGGCCAGTGATGACCAGCAATCCCCGGCAACCAGTGATTCGGCCGGACCGGCTGATCCGGTCAGCAAGGCGGAAGAACTCTTTGGCAGCGAAATCGTTAAAGTAGAAGATAATTAA
- the tadA gene encoding tRNA adenosine(34) deaminase TadA — protein sequence MEKEQQKFMAAALVEARQAAILNEVPIGAVVVKDNQIIGRGHNMREHFQDVTYHAEMLAIMEACERLHSWRLEDCDLYVTLEPCIMCSGAIINARIANLYYGAADPKAGAVDSLYHLLDDSRLNHQARVESGIMQAECSQVLKDFFRAIRRRKKAARKKGRAGD from the coding sequence ATGGAAAAAGAACAACAAAAATTTATGGCGGCGGCCTTAGTTGAGGCCCGGCAGGCAGCAATTTTAAACGAGGTGCCAATTGGGGCAGTCGTGGTTAAGGATAACCAGATCATTGGACGGGGGCACAATATGCGGGAGCATTTCCAAGACGTCACCTACCATGCTGAAATGTTAGCAATTATGGAGGCCTGTGAACGACTTCATAGTTGGCGGCTGGAAGATTGTGACCTGTATGTGACCCTGGAGCCTTGCATTATGTGCAGCGGCGCCATTATCAACGCCCGGATTGCCAATCTCTATTACGGGGCGGCTGATCCTAAAGCCGGGGCGGTTGATAGTCTTTACCACCTACTGGATGATTCACGGCTGAACCACCAGGCCCGGGTAGAGAGCGGAATTATGCAGGCTGAATGCAGTCAGGTGCTAAAGGATTTCTTTCGGGCAATTCGGCGGCGGAAAAAGGCTGCCCGCAAAAAAGGTCGGGCAGGAGACTAG
- the nrdH gene encoding glutaredoxin-like protein NrdH, with amino-acid sequence MVTVFSKNNCIQCKMTKKFLQQHQINFVEHNIDEQPEYVDQLKAAGFLATPVVKLPNGSAFSGFRPDRLQALA; translated from the coding sequence ATGGTTACTGTTTTTTCTAAAAACAACTGCATCCAATGCAAGATGACCAAAAAGTTTTTGCAACAGCACCAAATCAACTTTGTTGAACACAATATTGACGAACAGCCGGAATACGTTGACCAGCTAAAGGCAGCTGGTTTTCTGGCCACCCCAGTAGTCAAATTACCTAACGGCAGTGCTTTTTCTGGCTTCCGGCCGGATCGCTTGCAGGCACTGGCCTAA
- the nrdE gene encoding class 1b ribonucleoside-diphosphate reductase subunit alpha: MALSDIDITKVKYYDLNNEVNIPRNGKIQLDKDQEALADFIAQNVRPNTKQFASLTDRFQWLEDNDYIEEGFVDKYSPAFLTKLYDYLKAQDFHFHSFMAAYKFYAQYALRTDDKEYYLENYIDRVAMNALYLADGDEELAMDLADEIIHQRYQPATPTFLNVGRKRRGEFVSCFAIQATDDMNTIGRTINSALQLSKIGGGVGINLSNLREAGAPIKKIKGAASGVVPVMKLLEDSFSYSNQLGQRQGAGVVYLSVFHPDIIEFLGAKKENADEKIRLKTLSLGITVPDKFYELVEKDADMYLFSPYDVERIYGKPFSYVDITKEYDNLVANDEIRKKKVNARDLEDEISKLQQESGYPYIINIDTVNRANPIDGKIVMSNLCSEIAQVQVPSKVADDQSYETLGTDISCNLGSTNIANMMDSPDFGRSVRAMMRGLTHISDVENLTVVPSIKRGNALAHSVGLGAMGLHSYLAKNHIQYGSPVAIEFTGVYFMLLNYWSLVASNEIAKERQETFHNFDKSSYADGSYFDKYTTKDWGPQSDVVKDLFHGIFIPGPADWAALKEKVMQDGLYNEYRLAVAPNGSTSYINDSTASLTPIINRVEERQEKMIGKIYYPAPYLSNDTMPYYRSAYDIDMRKVIDTYAAAQQHVDQSMSLTLFMRSTIPEGLYEWKNGRTNKMTTRDLNILRHYAYQKGIKSIYYIRTFTDDNDEIGANQCESCVI; the protein is encoded by the coding sequence ATGGCCTTATCTGACATTGATATTACCAAAGTTAAATACTACGACCTCAACAACGAAGTCAACATCCCCCGTAACGGCAAGATCCAACTGGACAAGGACCAGGAAGCACTGGCGGATTTCATCGCCCAAAATGTCCGGCCCAACACCAAGCAGTTTGCCTCATTAACGGACCGCTTCCAGTGGTTAGAAGATAATGACTACATCGAAGAAGGCTTTGTGGACAAATACAGCCCAGCCTTTTTGACCAAGCTCTATGACTACTTAAAGGCTCAGGATTTCCACTTTCATTCCTTTATGGCAGCCTACAAGTTCTATGCCCAGTACGCTCTCCGGACGGATGACAAGGAATACTACCTGGAAAACTACATTGACCGGGTCGCAATGAACGCCCTCTACCTAGCGGATGGGGATGAAGAACTCGCAATGGACCTGGCGGACGAAATCATCCACCAGCGCTACCAGCCTGCTACCCCAACCTTTCTCAACGTCGGCCGGAAACGGCGGGGGGAATTCGTGTCTTGCTTTGCCATCCAGGCTACTGACGACATGAACACAATCGGCCGGACCATCAACTCCGCGCTCCAGCTCTCCAAGATTGGCGGTGGCGTTGGGATCAACCTCAGTAACCTGCGGGAAGCTGGCGCCCCAATCAAAAAGATCAAGGGAGCCGCTAGTGGGGTCGTCCCGGTTATGAAGTTATTGGAAGACAGTTTCTCCTACTCCAACCAGCTTGGTCAGCGGCAAGGGGCCGGTGTGGTCTACTTGAGTGTCTTCCACCCGGATATTATTGAATTTCTCGGTGCTAAGAAAGAAAACGCCGACGAAAAGATCCGGCTAAAGACCCTGTCCCTTGGGATTACGGTTCCCGATAAGTTCTATGAGTTAGTTGAAAAGGACGCGGATATGTACCTCTTTAGTCCTTACGATGTGGAACGGATTTACGGCAAGCCCTTCTCCTACGTTGACATTACTAAAGAGTACGACAACCTGGTCGCTAATGATGAAATTCGCAAGAAAAAGGTTAATGCGCGGGACTTGGAAGATGAAATCAGTAAGCTCCAGCAGGAGTCAGGTTACCCATACATCATCAACATCGATACGGTTAACCGGGCCAACCCGATTGACGGTAAGATCGTCATGAGCAACCTCTGCTCAGAAATCGCCCAGGTTCAGGTCCCATCCAAGGTTGCCGATGACCAGTCTTACGAAACTCTGGGAACCGACATCAGCTGTAACCTCGGTTCTACCAACATCGCTAACATGATGGATAGTCCAGACTTCGGCCGCTCTGTCCGTGCCATGATGCGGGGCTTAACCCACATCAGTGACGTTGAAAACCTTACCGTCGTCCCAAGTATCAAGCGCGGTAACGCCCTCGCCCACTCCGTTGGTCTGGGAGCAATGGGGCTCCACAGTTACCTGGCTAAAAACCATATCCAGTACGGCAGCCCGGTTGCCATCGAATTTACCGGCGTCTACTTCATGCTGCTCAACTACTGGTCATTAGTCGCTTCAAACGAAATTGCCAAGGAACGACAAGAAACTTTCCATAACTTTGATAAGAGTAGCTATGCTGATGGCTCCTACTTCGATAAGTACACCACTAAGGATTGGGGACCACAATCTGACGTCGTTAAAGACCTTTTCCACGGAATCTTCATCCCAGGGCCAGCCGACTGGGCAGCCCTCAAGGAAAAGGTCATGCAGGACGGGCTCTACAATGAGTACCGCCTCGCCGTGGCACCAAACGGGTCCACTTCCTACATCAACGACTCCACTGCCAGCCTGACCCCAATTATCAACCGGGTCGAAGAACGGCAAGAAAAGATGATTGGGAAGATCTACTACCCAGCGCCATACCTGTCTAATGACACAATGCCTTACTACCGTTCCGCTTACGACATCGATATGCGCAAGGTCATTGACACTTATGCCGCCGCACAGCAACACGTTGACCAATCCATGTCCTTGACCCTCTTCATGCGGTCAACCATCCCGGAGGGCCTCTATGAGTGGAAGAATGGCCGGACCAACAAGATGACGACCCGTGACTTGAATATCCTACGGCACTATGCCTACCAGAAGGGAATCAAGTCAATTTACTACATCCGGACCTTTACGGATGATAATGACGAGATTGGTGCCAACCAGTGTGAAAGCTGCGTCATTTGA
- the nrdF gene encoding class 1b ribonucleoside-diphosphate reductase subunit beta, with product MKLEEFKPLNQYKAINWNEISDMIDKATWEKLTEQFWLDTRIPVSNDMDDWRNLDEDHQWTVGHVFGGLTLLDTVQSEAGMTALKEDVKTQHETAVLNNIQFMESVHAKSYSTIFSTLNTPDQIDEIFNWSDTEEYLQNKATKIANMYLNPAEDPLKKKVANVFLETFLFYSGFYTPLYYLGHNELNNVAEIIKLILRDESVHGTYIGYKFQVGLHERTEKQQQDMKDWLYNFLYELYDNEEKYTHLLYDKIGWTDDVLTFIRYNANKALMNLGQDPLFPDTAADVNPVVMNGISTSTSNHDFFSQVGNGYRLGEVEAMKDDDYRIMDPNAGKDKNSRD from the coding sequence ATGAAACTTGAAGAATTTAAACCATTAAACCAATATAAGGCCATCAATTGGAATGAAATTTCCGACATGATTGACAAGGCAACGTGGGAAAAACTGACTGAGCAGTTTTGGCTGGACACCCGGATCCCGGTTTCCAACGATATGGACGACTGGCGCAACCTCGATGAAGACCACCAGTGGACCGTGGGCCACGTCTTCGGGGGCTTGACCCTACTGGACACCGTCCAATCTGAGGCTGGGATGACGGCCCTCAAAGAAGACGTTAAGACCCAGCACGAAACGGCGGTATTGAACAACATCCAGTTCATGGAATCCGTCCACGCCAAGAGTTACTCCACCATCTTCTCCACACTCAATACTCCCGACCAAATTGACGAAATCTTTAACTGGTCTGATACCGAAGAGTACTTGCAGAACAAAGCGACGAAGATTGCCAATATGTACCTGAACCCGGCGGAAGATCCGTTGAAGAAAAAGGTTGCCAACGTCTTTCTGGAAACCTTCCTCTTCTATTCTGGTTTCTATACCCCCCTCTACTACCTAGGACACAACGAGTTAAACAACGTGGCGGAAATCATCAAGTTGATTTTGCGTGACGAATCTGTCCACGGTACCTACATCGGCTACAAGTTCCAAGTGGGTCTGCATGAACGGACCGAAAAGCAACAACAGGACATGAAAGACTGGCTGTACAACTTCCTGTACGAACTCTACGATAACGAAGAGAAGTACACTCACCTGCTGTACGACAAGATTGGGTGGACCGATGACGTTCTGACCTTTATCCGTTACAATGCCAACAAGGCCCTCATGAACCTGGGGCAGGATCCACTCTTCCCAGATACGGCAGCTGACGTCAACCCCGTCGTAATGAACGGGATTTCTACTTCCACTTCCAACCACGACTTCTTTAGCCAGGTTGGTAACGGCTACCGGCTTGGTGAAGTGGAAGCGATGAAGGATGACGATTACCGGATCATGGACCCTAATGCCGGAAAAGATAAGAATTCCCGGGACTAA
- the adhE gene encoding bifunctional acetaldehyde-CoA/alcohol dehydrogenase, translated as MATSKKHQVEQKQTEQDKQQAAHELIDGLVQKSQVAFDQLRNFTQEQVDNICQAMALAAEEHHMDLAVSAANETGRGVAEDKAIKNIYASEYIWNNIRHDKTVGIIENNDEDQTITIADPLGIIAGVVPVTNPTSTTIFKSIISAKTRNTIIFSFHPQAFESSVKTAKILQAAAEKAGAPKNMIQWIPQCSRENTNALLQHPNIATILATGGPGLVKAAYSSGNPALGVGPGNGPAYIEKSANIERSVYDIVLSKTFDNGMICASENSVVVDDEIYDQVKEEFQKWNCYFVKPNELQTFSDGFIDPQRHQVRGPIAGRSANAIAEMCGLKNVPDNTKVLIAEIDGVGDDYPLSAEKLSPVLTMYRASSHENAFDICRQLLHYGGEGHTAAIHTLDDDLATKYGLEMRASRIIVNSPSGIGGIGNIYNNMTPSLTLGTGSYGGNSVSHNVTDWDLLNIKVIAKRRENRQWVKIPPKVYFQRNSLKELRDIPNINRAFIVTGPGMSKRGYVQRVIDQLRLRQNETPFLVFDDVEEDPSTHTVEKGVAMMNDFKPDTIIALGGGSPMDAAKAMWMFYEHPETSWYGVMQKYLDIRKRAYQIKKPTKSQLIGIPTTSGTGSEVTPFAVITDSETHVKYPLADYALTPNIAIVDSQFVETVPAKTTAYTGLDVLCHATESYVSVMATDYTRGWSLQTVKGAMEYLPKSVQGDKLARRKMHDFSTMAGMAFGQAFLGITHSLAHKMGGAFGLPHGLLIAIAMPQVIRFNAKRPQKLALWPHYETYHATKDYADLARFIGLKGNTDEELAEAYAQKYIDVAHECGVTLSLKANGVSREEFDKVVDELAVLAYEDQCTTTNPVEPLVSQLKELLERCYNGTGVEEN; from the coding sequence ATGGCAACTTCAAAGAAACATCAAGTTGAGCAAAAGCAAACTGAGCAAGACAAGCAGCAAGCGGCCCACGAACTGATCGATGGATTGGTTCAAAAGAGCCAAGTTGCTTTTGACCAGTTGCGTAACTTTACACAAGAGCAAGTAGATAACATCTGTCAGGCCATGGCTCTGGCAGCGGAAGAACATCACATGGACTTAGCGGTCAGCGCCGCAAATGAAACTGGCCGTGGTGTTGCCGAGGATAAGGCCATCAAGAACATCTACGCCAGTGAATACATCTGGAACAACATCCGCCATGACAAAACGGTTGGCATCATCGAAAACAACGACGAAGACCAAACGATTACCATTGCGGACCCACTGGGAATCATCGCCGGAGTAGTTCCTGTTACCAACCCTACTTCCACCACGATTTTCAAGTCAATCATCTCCGCCAAGACCCGGAACACGATCATCTTCTCGTTCCACCCGCAAGCCTTTGAATCTTCTGTAAAGACCGCGAAGATCCTCCAGGCAGCCGCTGAAAAAGCGGGTGCGCCAAAGAACATGATCCAATGGATCCCACAATGCAGCCGTGAAAACACGAACGCCCTGCTCCAGCACCCGAACATCGCCACGATTTTGGCTACTGGCGGTCCCGGCTTAGTTAAGGCCGCTTACAGTTCTGGTAACCCAGCCTTAGGGGTTGGCCCTGGTAACGGCCCAGCCTACATCGAAAAGTCAGCCAACATCGAACGGTCCGTTTACGACATCGTTCTTTCCAAGACCTTCGATAACGGGATGATCTGTGCCTCCGAAAACTCCGTCGTGGTTGATGACGAAATTTACGACCAGGTTAAAGAAGAATTCCAGAAGTGGAACTGCTACTTCGTTAAGCCAAACGAACTGCAAACCTTCTCCGACGGCTTCATTGACCCACAACGGCACCAAGTACGGGGCCCAATCGCCGGTCGTTCTGCTAACGCCATCGCGGAAATGTGTGGTTTGAAGAACGTCCCGGACAACACGAAGGTCTTGATTGCCGAAATCGACGGTGTTGGTGATGACTACCCACTGTCCGCCGAAAAGCTGTCACCAGTGCTGACCATGTACCGGGCTAGCTCCCATGAAAACGCCTTTGACATCTGTCGGCAACTGCTGCACTACGGTGGTGAAGGGCACACGGCCGCTATCCACACCTTGGATGACGACCTGGCTACTAAGTACGGCCTTGAAATGCGGGCTTCCCGGATTATCGTTAACTCCCCATCAGGGATCGGTGGGATTGGTAACATCTACAACAACATGACCCCATCCCTGACCCTGGGGACTGGTTCCTACGGTGGTAACTCCGTTTCTCACAACGTTACTGATTGGGACCTCTTAAACATTAAGGTGATCGCTAAGCGGCGGGAAAACCGGCAATGGGTTAAGATTCCCCCAAAAGTATACTTTCAACGGAATTCACTGAAAGAATTGCGCGATATTCCAAACATTAACCGGGCCTTCATCGTTACTGGTCCCGGAATGAGCAAGCGAGGCTACGTTCAACGGGTTATCGACCAACTCCGCTTACGGCAAAACGAAACCCCATTCCTCGTCTTCGATGACGTTGAAGAAGACCCATCGACGCACACCGTCGAAAAGGGTGTCGCAATGATGAACGACTTCAAGCCGGACACGATCATCGCCCTTGGTGGTGGTTCGCCAATGGACGCCGCTAAGGCAATGTGGATGTTCTACGAGCACCCAGAAACTTCCTGGTACGGGGTAATGCAAAAGTACCTTGATATCCGGAAGCGGGCTTACCAGATCAAGAAGCCAACTAAGTCCCAATTGATTGGGATCCCGACGACTTCTGGGACCGGTTCAGAAGTAACGCCATTCGCGGTTATCACCGACTCCGAGACCCACGTGAAGTACCCATTAGCTGACTACGCCTTGACGCCAAACATCGCCATCGTTGACTCCCAGTTTGTAGAAACTGTGCCAGCAAAGACGACTGCTTACACGGGTTTAGACGTTCTCTGCCACGCCACTGAATCCTACGTTTCCGTCATGGCAACTGATTACACCCGTGGTTGGTCCCTGCAAACCGTTAAGGGCGCAATGGAATACCTGCCGAAGTCCGTTCAGGGCGACAAACTTGCCCGGCGGAAGATGCACGACTTCTCCACGATGGCCGGGATGGCGTTCGGACAGGCCTTCCTGGGAATCACCCACTCCCTGGCCCACAAGATGGGTGGGGCGTTCGGTCTCCCTCACGGTTTGCTGATTGCCATCGCCATGCCACAGGTAATCCGCTTTAACGCCAAGCGGCCGCAAAAGCTGGCTCTCTGGCCACACTACGAAACTTACCACGCTACTAAGGACTACGCTGACCTGGCCCGCTTCATCGGCCTTAAAGGCAACACGGATGAAGAACTGGCCGAAGCCTACGCCCAAAAGTACATCGACGTTGCCCATGAATGTGGGGTTACCCTGAGCTTAAAGGCGAACGGGGTTTCCCGTGAAGAATTCGACAAGGTCGTTGACGAATTAGCCGTCCTGGCCTACGAAGACCAATGTACGACGACTAACCCGGTAGAACCACTGGTTAGCCAGTTGAAGGAACTGCTGGAACGCTGCTACAACGGTACGGGTGTCGAAGAAAACTAA